The genomic DNA AGTTGACCCAACAAATTTTTCTACTCGGATCAAGCTCTAGGACTACATCGATTTAGTGGATAACCAGTAAAGACAGGATTTGATGAGTATGATTTTCCTTTccatagttttttttctttgtttttttttaagtgtTGGAGCCCTTGTTATCCTACTTAATCTCGGCCTACTTCTCATGCCCTGGTTTTAAAGGTGAAACTTACGAATTCTCTTTCATTTTGATTATCTCAAATGAAACATGCTTTTTATATCTTTTGCATGAAATTCAAAGTCGTAATCACTATGATACTTTCTGCCATCTATTGAAACATTTCCAATAGATGTACTCAAAACCTTACCCGTGTTTTCCTTTAAAACACAAGCAGATCACGAGTTTTCCTCGAAGAATATAATAGGCTTCATCATGGAAGgcattttgtttttgatttagAATTGCAGTTGATTGGTCGTTTTGTAcatgagttattttgtatGTGCATTTCGTTATGGAGTTGACGGATTATTATGGATGATTGCAAGATTTATCGAATATGGTTATGCATTTAACCAAACCgaaaaaaatcgaattttatggtttgattttatttttaaaaaatatggtTTGGCTATGGATATGGTTGTCAATTTTCATAAAACTTGTATTCATGGTTTGGTTACGGTTTAAGCAAAAAACTGCACCAAACCGAAACCGAGCACCCCCTACTGACACGTGGACTCGGGTCCTCTTTATACTTGTTCAAAATCTCGACGACAGCACCGAGCCCTGATAAGTTGGCAATCGGGCACGACCCTTGGTGGTAAAATGTGGCTCAGCTTAAATACCACCACGATTTACCTACCGTTGCCGGAGCTTTTAACGGTTTAGGAGTACCCATCAGAATTGGGCCGTGAGATTTTCATTGGGCCTGAAAACACAGGACAGGACTCGGGCCTAGGGCTCAGCTCCTTCTTTCCGTTCATCATCTTCACCACTCATCGATTCAAGCAGTCTTCCTTTCGTCGCGATATCCCTGCGTCGTCGACGATTCTTTCCTGCCTTGCAAGAATCACGGTAagcttctgcttcttcttcttcggatTCCAAGACGCCGCAGGTTAGTTCAGAGTTAGTGTTCTCTGATTTGGGGCCGGGTTCTTAAATTTGGCGTTCGACCCGTGGCTCGCAGCTCGAATCGTGGTCCCTAGGGGGTTTCATGATCTGGGAACAGAAAAATTTCTGGTTTCGTACCTCTACGAGCTGATCAAGTAGGAATATATAATTTGCTCGGGTGTCTGTTGGTGTTCTTCTGCGTAGATTTAGagaatttttccaatttcAGTTGGTAGGCTCATGGGTTTCAGCTCAATTGAAGGTTAGGGATAAAACTAAGCTGGACATAGCTCGGTTGCGAAGGCAATTGTCAGTTATCGTATTTTTGCTTTCTGTGTACTTATTCAAATCGTGGCTACTTCTGGAGTTTCATTGGTGAATTGTGTCGATTTGGTTAACGAAATAGGAGGTGAAATTAATGCCTAAGAAGTTTGGTTATTAACTGATGGCAAATAGGATCTACCAAAGCATTTGGGGAACTAATGGATGAGCGAAAACAGTTTTCTGTTGGAACTAATAGGAACCAACAGTTCTATGTTCACTATCTTAGGGTGCCTCCCAGGGACTTCTGATGAACCGGCAAACTGAATTCCCCGTCTCTCCCCCTGAGCTGCGTATCTCAGTATTGTAGTCTCTGAGCGAGTGCTTGCACGTCTTATTTCGAAATTTACTAtggaattttttgaaaaaccAGCTGTTTGTTTTTGTTCAGTTAGCCTTTCTTCATGATTGTCTGGAAAATTTTTCCTGTTTGGTTCGTTAGCTGAGAGAAAGATTGGGAAAATGATGGTGAGAGAATGATTTGACCTAATTAATGCCTTCCGTTGTGTGAAAAAGTCGTGCCCTTGTACTCTTGCTAAGATGAACTTGTATTTGTGTGTGTGCTTTGGGATTCGAGTCATTACATGTAATATATTCTTTGTTGTTATTAGTATGTTCTAGCACATTAACACGCCGCTTTGAGTTCCTCTTGGTTTGGCAGTCTTAAATACTTTGTGTCTCATTTATATATTCTGAGTGGCCTTTGCTTATTTTCCTATTGACCAATTACAGTGACttattctctctttttctaatTGCAGCTTTTAGAGTAGAGCAATGGAGGATGATGCCAATGTAAGTAATGTGACAGattcattataatttttacgCCATTCTCGATGAACTATTCCACTATATGATGTTCTTGCAAAAACATTGTATTAATGTTAATGTTATATTCTAGTGTCAAAATTTTCTGTGTATGTTTTGTCCATTGTTTTATGACAAACTAACTTTACCGAGGATCTGGTCTGCTTAAACTGGTTTTGTTTTACCTgattgtatatgtatatttttattgtatgcTGCGTGTAGATGATTCATACAGGTTTCATGAATTGCTTGTAGCACTTGAACTTACCTGGATCTTGATTTACAGGCTACCAAGAATGAGGAAGAGGAATTCAACACAGGTCCACTCTCTGTATTGATGATGAGTGTTAGGAGCAATACTCAGGTAGAGTACTTTAATTGCTCAAGTGTTCATCCTCAAGTCCTTCAGTGTTGGCAGTTCTAATATGGAGCGATTGTGCAGAAGGGCCTTAATATGGTTTGTGCAAATAAGATTTAGCTCACAGTTAACCTGATTACTATATGAGACTGTTGCTTTATGGATATACTTGAGTTTACTGATTATGAAAAGAACGTAACATGAGTTTGAGATTTCCTTGCAGCCATTTGATTTTTTGTCGGCTCTGCTCGACTGCCTTGCGTGGAAAATTCATATCTTGTTAATTTTGTTCGTGTTGCCACCATCATTTATGTGTCGATGTTACTGCATCTGGCAGGTGCTGATTAACTGCAGGAACAACCGGAAGCTTTTGGGACGCGTGAGGGCTTTTGATCGTCACTGCAACATGGTTCTTGAGAATGTTCGGGAGATGTGGACcgaggtaaataatttttttgcctGCATATGGTCCCTTGTTGAGAGTACTCGTGATGACTTTTTCTACTTCCAATTTCATCTCATCAGATTAAATCTCTGTCCAGCGCTATCAAAAGTGCTCGCCTCGGCACTTAGGCGCATCAGGCGAGGCGCACCAAGGCCCCAGTGTCTTGGATGCGCTTGTGTGCTTTTTTGTCGAGGCCCAGGCGTGCGCTTTTTGTGCCTGATTAAAATTTTGTGCCAGACCACCTTTTTGggctttctttctttattagtGGGCCGGCCCACATATTATAGGtttataacataaaaaataacttttaaaaaagaaaatgttaggGCAATAATTAGGAAATTTTAATGATGAGGATTGAGGACTCCGAGGATGAGGCTAGAGCTCTATTGACTAGGGGAATCACAATGTAAACTATTTAGAAGACTTACGTTTTGATTTGAGAGTCAAGTTAGCTTTTAAAAAATCTTGGGGTGTTGTGTCTCTTTAATTTGGATAATTGGATTCATGATATGCAAGACTCTGATTTGCTATAGTATTGATCTTCTTATTGCTGGTACATGCTATATTGCTTATGCatgatttttattgttttagaTTGAGAATGACATAGCTACAATGCACAGGTAATATATTTAGTAGGGCGCACCTTAGTTTAGTTAGGCGCGCACTTTTTCTTGCACCTTGTGCCTTGAGTGCGTGTAACGCTTTTGACAACCTTGCTCTGTCCATGGCAGGTACCTAAAACTGGAAAGGGCAAGAAGAAAGCACTCCCCGTGAACAAAGATAGGTTCATAAGCAAGATGTTCCTACGAGGAGATTCTGTTATCATCGTACTTAGGAACCCGAAGTGACTTGCAAGTgatctcccttttttttttttttcattcggCGAGTAGATGTTTAGATACTGAGACTTTTGTTGCTCAAGGATCTGTAGTAGGCTTTTGCCTTATTGTCAGTTAACTCTGTACCTGCTTAATATGGTCAGATCATACTATACTATCTAGTAAAGATGTAGTATTTGCCTTGTTTCACTATGGCTTAATATACATCTTCTATCTTGTTATTGTCTTGTCCGGCTTCCAATCTGAGTGCCTTTAATTCAATCCACGCTTGTTGTCGATTTAATTCCCGAGTAAACCTATTCACTGTATAGATATAAAAGCAACTGAAGAAGATGGGTGGACATGAGGTCGAGAGGTTTAATCCTCACCGTGGTTCTTCCAAGCTCGAATTGCAATTACAACCAAACTCGTATATGTTGGTTAGGAATGGAAAGGGCTCGAATTGGAACTACAACCAAACTCCTATATGTTGGTCAGGAATGGAAAGTACATACGGTCGCTTGTTGTCGGAGCGGAGTGCATTATGTAAGTTGGCAAAGACTAGTGGGATCAATTCGTTAGCCAGAAGAGAAGCAATTCGGCTGATAAACGCCTAACAGTCGGCTCATCCATCAAAACCCGAAAGAAATTTTGACAGATAACTCTCGACTTGTCTATCAAGCCtgagtaaaataaaataagcgTCAATATACACATATTGGCGTGAAAGGTGCAAAATAGTCACAATGCAAAAGTTTTAGGGagcaaaatcaaatttgtCAAAATCTTTCCCCTGGACTATTTGCAAAGGCCTCTCTATTCGGTTTCGTCTTCGTTTCACTCTTCagttcctcttcttcttcctcctcctccttcatcAGCGCTTTATCCGAAGCTCGGAGAATGGCTTCCCTCTGTGGTTCAGTTTCGGCGGCAGCTTCCACTTCCTTTGCTCCCAGCTCCAAATCCCGAGCTTTCAAGATGCTTTCTTCTGCTACCGTCTCTCCTCGCCGTTCAAGGTACCGACTGCATTCTCACCTCGAAGAATTCGTCCCCGTAACCTCATGTTCGTGCAAATTATTCTCTCTGTGGATTAAACTTGGAAAAtttaagcttttttttttttttctgttatcAATGGATGATAATTTCTTTGAGAGTGAGAAGCGTTCATCAGTGATTGATCAGTGTTTTTACGAGTATCAAAACTTGCGTATCAGTGATTTGAACTTGCGAATTGCTTCACAATGGATACATGGTGTCCATTGCAGGTGGTGCATATTATTTCTGCTTTGCTCAATTTCGTTTCCTTCTTAAATTTTCTCTTACAGAATTTGTATTGTTTTAGGGTTGTTTCAGCATTGGGGAGCAAGGAGTCGCCTTACAATACCATTGCACCAGGTATGATTAACTTCCGTGGCCCTTCTTCTCTGTGGGGTCTGTTTGTCTGTGTTTTGGTTATGTTGGCTGCGAGGATTCTTTGGCACTATGCCCCTTCAATGCCCTTAAGCTTAGTGACAACTGCATTGCAGACTTTATTTTCACGTGTTGATAGTTGTTGATGCTTGTTATATGTAAAACTTACTTACCGGACCGAATGGTTACTGTTGTTCTCTGGTGTAGTGAGATATTCTATGACTCGAGAGACATAAGGTTTCTTAAGATCCCTATTCATCAGTGTGTATTTCATCATGCAAGTAAAGAATTCTGTGGacgaaatttaaaaattttaaatgatgcCGTATTTGCACAAATTAAAGTGATGATATTTGCCTGAATGCAAATTGAGTATTGGTTGGCTATTGCTGTTTCAGGGCCGTCTCGTAAAACATATGGACTACCTCAGAAGTTTGATAGGAAGGATTTTGGTGATTCCAGTCTGAGGTGAGCAGCCATGTCCCTTTTGCTTCAGTGTTTGAACATGATTGGGTCAACCTTTCTTGACATCATGTTCATACTCTACGGATTCATAtaagttttcataattaatggtAATGATGCATTGTACTGTACCAAGAAGGTTTTAACTTGTCTGCGAGAATGCAGTAATTGTtggaaagagaaaaggaataCCTAGCCTTTGGCTTGATCCATGTGTCCCTATCTGCCTTTTCAGTTCATGGATTAAGGAAGCTCCGCAAAAACTCTATTTGACTTGACCATTCTGTGAAGTTCTTCCACACCCACCCCCCCCGGATAAGTTGCCTTGCCAAGGGCTACACATGCAAGGGTCAATTCAAACCCATGACCTCATGGAGTACCGCCAAGGCGTACAACAACCTATCCGTTTGCTTAAATCTCGGCACCTTTCCCaccttttttcttaaaaataattagCAGCTTTCCTACATAGGTTTTCTCAGTAGGATTATCTAGTGATCCTGTTTCAGATTTTACTATCATTGATTTCCACTGGTAGTCCTGTTTCTGATTTTACTATCATGATGGTAATCTTTTGGATCTACTGCTCTGCTTAGACCAGGATCTAGTCTTAGCtccattaaattttttatgtgaAATTTGTTTGAAGATTAAAGAGCATGTCTGGCTACTTATTACTATTAAGGTGCAAGTGGGAAGAGATTTGGATCTTCTATTGGCATGAAAACTCAGCTCGACCAATTATTATGCTCTTGACAGTTGacatttctctatttttctagTATTCCAGTATCAATTCTGTTTTGCACGGAGAGTTTGTGGATGTAGTATACTGTACACATGCATGCGATATATTAAGGGATCATTCAGTGAAATTTTTGTGTCTGAGTTGCTTATACTGGATTTTACTTTTGAGTAATTGACCCTTGCGGACTTTCTATATTCAGTTGTTACTCTTATTGAACCTTGTCAAAGGAGAGAGGAAAAGGCGAAGAGTGTAACTGGGTTTTCAGCCTCTCCATGGTGCAATTTGGCATATTTATTActtgctattttttttttatccgcAGTGATGGTACAATTGTAGCTAAAAAGGGAAATCCTCCGATCATGCCAGCAGTCATGACTCCAGGAGGACAATTGGACCTGTCGTCAGTGTTATTccggaatcgcatcatttttGTTGGGCAGCCAGTCAACTCTCAGGTGGCTCAGCGGGTCATATCACAGCTTGTAACCCTTGCAACCATCGATGAAGATGCTGATATTTTGGTCGGGCtgttaattcttttttaattctacCTTGCAGCCTGCAAAGCAAACTTTCAATCTGATTGTACAGTACTTCTTGGTTTTCAGATGTATATAAACTGCCCAGGTGGAAGCACCTATTCGGTGCTGGCAATTTATGATTGCATGTCATGGGTAAGGTTTTTTTATCAGTCCTAATATCAGAAGCCTTTCTGCATATTCTTCTGAGATAAGACCTTTTAAGAAGAGAATGCCATTACATAATATGGAAACCGAGCAACAATATCAACAATTTCTGTTATggtaaaaataaatagttcTAGAGATAGATTTATGCATGTTATTGTAGAGACGAGAATTActtggaaatgaaaatgatattGCTAAGACGTCAAGAAAATGATAGTGGAGTACTCTCACCTCCAATATACAGATTAAGCCAAAGGTAGGCACAGTATGCTTCGGAGTTGCAGCAAGCCAAGGAGCTCTTCTCCTTGCTGGTGGAGAAAAGGGAATGCGTTATGCAATGCCAAATGCCAGAATTATGATACATCAGCCACAGAGTGGATGTGGGGTATGGATTTTTATCTTGAGTATTGTTCCATCTTTCAATGCTATAAATAGAGCGAAGCCCTTCTGTCCCCTCTTTAgtccatttctctctctctttttgtttgttttttattttttattatgtatgtCAAAGAAAGGAAGATGCCCCTGAAAATATTGAAAGTTCTGGATCTCCATTGACAGACTCCTCCGCTTTCCATATGTTAATGGCATTAAAAGTGTGTAGATATTTGATTTAGCCAAAACTGTCTTACTTTAAAGCAAGCTTTGACTGTTATTGGCAGCAATGATTTTATTagttatactatatatattttttggcaTCACATCTACCAATTGTGACGTCAACATCCTTGTGTTTGCATGAATTAGGGTGCATATCTATGGACTGATACTTAAGTGAAGAATGGGATTTTGCTCGTCTTCTTGCAGGGCCATGTGGAGGATGTGAGGCGCCAAGTGAATGAAGCAGTTCAATCTCGCCATGTCAGTCTCTTTACTCTGGTTTTGTGAATATTGTCAGTGTGTTTCTCTCCCATTCACCAAAAGGAAACAAACCGCATACCTATGATCTCCAGTTAATTGATTAACAGAAATCGGTCTGTTGAATCCGAAAACATAGCTTGCCAAAATCATTCTCATCTTTATGCCGACTTCGGTGCAGAAAATTGACAAGATGTACGCTGCTTTCACTGGCCAACCCCTTGAGAAGGTGCAACAGTACACAGAAAGGGATCGTTTCTTATCGGTTTCCGAGGTAATTTTCCTCGACTCTGTTCTGACGCTGTTACGTGCCACACTTGAGAATATCAAACAGCAGCGGATCATTTTTTCCAAGGAGGACTGCTTGATCATCAATAATACAAGTCATAAATTGCTAAATAAGTGTTGGACCTCATTGTATAAGCATTAGCAGGCTGATATTCTTATAGTGCATATTGGTTGTCTAGAATTTTCAACTTCTGCAGTCTTTGTTCTTTCATACATAAAAAACCTAGGCATGAAGCCCCAACTATATGTTCCTTCTTCTCAATACTTTTGATGCCACAGATTATAGGATATGGaagagttttttctttttttttttttaatatctgTCCTGGCTTTATGATGATACTTTCAGGCCCTTGACCAAGCCATCTTCATCTATTCTTGCAGGCTCTGGAGTTTGGGCTCATAGATGGAGTCCTCGAAACAGAGTATTGAAGTGGCCAAATTTCTTTTGGGCAATTGCTCCGAGCTTCAATATAGCACGAACTTGGTGTTGCACTAAGAAAGGAGGAAAAGTGTAAATTAGGTCAGAATTTGAGCCTGAAACCATTTAGGTTATGCCAGTTTAATTTTGAACCTCTTGTTCCCATTTTTCACGCTTTGTTTAATTGTGATGAGAAGGCATGACACTGTCATGTCTggtataatttttattttctattcgGTTCGGAATTAGACTCCAAGTGGAGTTGTAATTCTATATTTACATTGAATTCGCAATGAAGTTTTTGGCGAATTCAAATCTTAAAAGCCATTTTGTGTTATTGGTGAAGAATTAGTATTTTCAAGTATTATTTCTTTTGCAACTTATTATATCATGTGGGAAATTCTAAGTTCATCCAAGTCagtatattataattatataaaagtcAAGAGAGCATGAGGAGTGTACCACTAGGTCAAATTATGAAATCTTCTCTCCAAgatgaattaattatattggaGATTCTACGACGGTTggttacaaaaaataataatcacggttttttttctcttatccGTTAGATTCTCTTATATAAGATTCTAGCTATatgtgtttaatttttttttttaatctcaaGATTTACTGCTTATAGTTTGGATATCGATCTTCTCGGCGACGCATCTTCTCGTTGACGCTCGATCTTGCTCGTGAACTAGCCAGTTTTGCTTCGATATTAAATCGAATTGAAATGCATCAGTTCcatcaaatgaaaaataatttaatcacttaaaaaaaatagtaaacaAACACCAAACAAATACTAGAAAGCCTCTTCTGTTTGTACACGCTGAATTGAACAACCAAATCcccaaattgaaagaaaattcaatCTTGTCAATCcctaaaattgaaagaaaaattcaaccTTGTTGACGCTCAACACTGCCCCTCGATGGTTCGCCTTACCCCGGTTTTGTTGCTAGCTTGCTCCAAGTCCGACTCTTCCCCTTCCTTTCCCTTGCCTCCAGGCCTCATAGTTCGGTAAAGTCTACTCTGGGGTAAGCTTGAGGTTGTGGAGTTGCTTGAATTGAGCTTTCCCTAGCAGACTTTACCAAACTGTGAGGCCGGGAGGGAAATGAGAGGAAGAGAAGGAATCGGGCTCAAAGTCGGCTGGCGGCAGATTCGGGGTAGGGCGGCAGATTGAGGGGCGGTGCCGAGCGTCGACaagattgaatttttcttttagttttagGGATTTAACGcgattaaaattttcttttaatttgggGGATTTAGTTTTTATTAAATTGGGAGTGTATGAACAacatatgatttttattttatttttttagtgtttgattattttttcttttcttaattaattaaattattttttatttgattggtTCGTTCACGGGCGAAACCAAGCGTCAATGAAAAGATACCTGGTTGAAAATATCAATAGTCAAATTATGATGGGTGaattttaagataaaaaagtcTAGGACACGTGTACAGCTAAAATCTTAAGTAAGTGGATCTAACAGATAGAAAAAAACAATCGTGGTGGTTGTTTTTGCTACTAACCATGATAGAATCATATAGATAGAATCATATAGATAAGATGGTTATCAAATCTTATCAAAAACCGtattagaaaaatgaaaattgaatcaAAACTTTTCTTCTGACTTTTGCATTAGtatagatatattttattgtaccagaaaaatattacaaaaatgTGAAATGTAAAGAATATGGAAAACTAGGTTTCTTATGGTCCTCACTCTTAATCATGATGCCAATACACGAAACTCTTGGTAGTCTAATTATATGATTTtgtttcaccaaaaaaaatgtatatatatatatatatatatattcgtaaCAATTGAAAACGGGTCCGCCCTATGTTATCAAACCGATCCAAAATGTGTACCATAACAAATTAAAACGAGTTTGTCCTAAGGAGGCAGAGAGTGGGGACATTTTCCCAACTCTCAgctcctcttttcttttattttttaaaatttttaaaattttcattttttaaaatttgccccattttcttttatgttatCAAACCGATCGAAAACGTGTATCACGTAATTCAATCGACACATTATGTCTTTTTCAATGATTTTAGATCCGACTCCATTGAGATCTCACGTAATCCGATCGACGCATTACGCAAAACTATTCAATCAATAGATCGAAAGTTATacctttttaatattttcgaATCTGACCTGA from Punica granatum isolate Tunisia-2019 chromosome 2, ASM765513v2, whole genome shotgun sequence includes the following:
- the LOC116198195 gene encoding small nuclear ribonucleoprotein Sm D2-like → MEDDANATKNEEEEFNTGPLSVLMMSVRSNTQVLINCRNNRKLLGRVRAFDRHCNMVLENVREMWTEVPKTGKGKKKALPVNKDRFISKMFLRGDSVIIVLRNPK
- the LOC116197614 gene encoding ATP-dependent Clp protease proteolytic subunit 6, chloroplastic-like isoform X2 — translated: MASLCGSVSAAASTSFAPSSKSRAFKMLSSATVSPRRSRVVSALGSKESPYNTIAPGPSRKTYGLPQKFDRKDFGDSSLSDGTIVAKKGNPPIMPAVMTPGGQLDLSSVLFRNRIIFVGQPVNSQVAQRVISQLVTLATIDEDADILMYINCPGGSTYSVLAIYDCMSWIKPKVGTVCFGVAASQGALLLAGGEKGMRYAMPNARIMIHQPQSGCGGAYLWTDT
- the LOC116197614 gene encoding ATP-dependent Clp protease proteolytic subunit 6, chloroplastic-like isoform X1, encoding MASLCGSVSAAASTSFAPSSKSRAFKMLSSATVSPRRSRVVSALGSKESPYNTIAPGPSRKTYGLPQKFDRKDFGDSSLSDGTIVAKKGNPPIMPAVMTPGGQLDLSSVLFRNRIIFVGQPVNSQVAQRVISQLVTLATIDEDADILMYINCPGGSTYSVLAIYDCMSWIKPKVGTVCFGVAASQGALLLAGGEKGMRYAMPNARIMIHQPQSGCGGHVEDVRRQVNEAVQSRHKIDKMYAAFTGQPLEKVQQYTERDRFLSVSEALEFGLIDGVLETEY